The DNA segment CCGGGTTCGAGCAGGAAAGTCGGCTCACGGTGTAATTGATAGGTGCGCACCGGCGTGCACCCCAACAGATGCCAGCCGCTCGGACCCGCGATACATTGAACCCCGGTCTGCACACCACCGATCGAAACTGTACCCGCGGGCGTCAGCAGACGCGGATCTTTCCGCCGCGACATGTGCAGGAACTCGTGCAGGCCGCTGAGATAGGACCAGCCCGGCGTGAACCCGATCATGGCGACGCGATATTCGCTGGCGATGTGTCGCGCAACAATGTCGTCGGGCGTCGTGTTGAGCGTTTTGGCGACATCTTCGAGATCGATGCCGTACTCGCCACCATAGGCAACCGGAATTCGCCACAGCCGGGCCTTTTCCGAAGCCGGCAGCTGCCGCAGCGCCAGTTCAAGGAGCTTTTGGCCAAGCGTTGCGAAGTCGATTTGGGCCGGATCGTAATGAACCAGAAGCGACCGGTAGGTCGGAATGGATTCGCTCACGCCCGCAATCGGCTCCTGTGCCAGGAGGCGGTCCAGCGCCAGCACGCGGCGATTGGCTTCGTCATCGATCTTGCGGCTGAATTCCACCGTGACTGCACTGTCGCCGCTGGGCAGGAGGCGAGGAGGAGAAAGTGGCGCAGCCATCGTCTGATAACTCGGAGTCTGACGACCAGCCAGGAATTCGCTGGTCGAGGCATCTTTACCCAAGGCGGGATTTTGACGGATCTTATCATCGGCGGGGCGGCGAGGCGACCCTTGCGATGTAAAAAATCAAGTTACTTCAATAAACTAATCCGGCAACCTCTGATAAGACGTGATGATCGAGCGGAGGCGCCGCGGCCTGTGGG comes from the Bradyrhizobium erythrophlei genome and includes:
- the pxpB gene encoding 5-oxoprolinase subunit PxpB, giving the protein MAAPLSPPRLLPSGDSAVTVEFSRKIDDEANRRVLALDRLLAQEPIAGVSESIPTYRSLLVHYDPAQIDFATLGQKLLELALRQLPASEKARLWRIPVAYGGEYGIDLEDVAKTLNTTPDDIVARHIASEYRVAMIGFTPGWSYLSGLHEFLHMSRRKDPRLLTPAGTVSIGGVQTGVQCIAGPSGWHLLGCTPVRTYQLHREPTFLLEPGDHVKFYQIDAKTYAEQERAVEGGEIIAELIAA